From the Halomonas meridiana genome, one window contains:
- a CDS encoding Na+/H+ antiporter subunit C → MEMLYAITTGILTSCGLYLTLRGRTFPVVVGLTLLSYAVNLFLFSMGGLTTDGAALVNEGSQFADPLPQALVLTAIVIGFAMTAFVVILAMRARSEVGNDHVDGKKEDRE, encoded by the coding sequence ATGGAAATGCTCTATGCCATTACCACGGGTATCTTAACCTCCTGCGGCCTTTACCTGACGCTAAGGGGACGAACATTCCCGGTCGTCGTGGGCCTGACACTGCTCTCGTATGCGGTCAACCTGTTCCTGTTCTCCATGGGCGGGCTGACGACGGATGGTGCCGCGTTGGTGAACGAAGGTTCACAGTTCGCCGATCCGCTGCCCCAGGCGCTGGTCCTCACCGCTATCGTCATCGGCTTTGCCATGACAGCGTTCGTGGTCATTCTTGCCATGCGGGCGCGCAGCGAGGTGGGTAACGACCACGTGGATGGTAAAAAGGAAGACCGCGAATGA
- a CDS encoding K+/H+ antiporter subunit F, whose amino-acid sequence MLSIALYITLALVVMALLMNLYRLTIGPDLPDRVLALDTMYVNSIALIVLLGLWLNSKTYFESALLIAMLGFISTVAVCKYILRGDIIE is encoded by the coding sequence ATGCTGAGTATTGCGCTCTACATCACCTTAGCGCTGGTGGTGATGGCCCTGCTGATGAACCTCTACCGCCTGACGATTGGCCCTGATCTTCCTGATCGGGTTCTGGCGCTGGACACCATGTACGTCAACTCCATCGCGCTGATCGTACTGCTCGGCTTGTGGCTCAACAGCAAGACCTATTTCGAGTCGGCCCTGTTGATCGCCATGCTTGGCTTCATCAGTACGGTGGCCGTATGCAAATACATCCTGCGCGGAGATATTATCGAATGA
- a CDS encoding Na+/H+ antiporter subunit E, which yields MITPRKWLPTPVLSILLLLVWLLLVRSYAFGQFVLGGALAILIPLLTHRFWDARPRISKPMMLLRFGLRVLGDIVTANFEVAYLIANPWRKLKPHFIEYPLMLEERFTITLLASTISLTPGTVSANLRMDGKSLLIHALNVDDEEALIEQIRERYERPLKEIYEC from the coding sequence ATGATTACCCCTCGCAAATGGCTGCCCACCCCGGTGCTGTCGATACTGCTGCTATTGGTATGGCTGCTGCTGGTCCGCAGCTACGCCTTTGGCCAGTTCGTGCTGGGCGGCGCGCTGGCTATCCTGATTCCTTTGCTGACCCACCGCTTTTGGGATGCCCGACCACGCATCAGCAAGCCCATGATGCTGCTTCGCTTTGGCCTGCGAGTGCTGGGCGATATCGTCACCGCCAACTTCGAGGTGGCGTACCTGATCGCCAACCCATGGCGCAAGCTCAAGCCACACTTCATTGAGTATCCGCTGATGCTGGAGGAGCGGTTTACCATCACGCTGCTGGCCAGCACGATCAGCCTGACCCCCGGCACCGTTTCGGCCAACCTGCGGATGGATGGCAAATCCCTGCTGATTCATGCGTTGAACGTGGACGATGAAGAAGCGCTCATTGAGCAAATACGCGAACGCTACGAACGGCCGCTCAAGGAGATCTACGAATGCTGA
- a CDS encoding Na+/H+ antiporter subunit G — protein MPFLVEALISLLLLAGGVFVFIGSLGMAHLRDFYMRLHGPTKATTLGIGCMLIASMGYFWSVDGKPDIQELLITLFLFITAPVSAHLLAKTGLHLQLKHTQKTQGKPIELRSEEVGDKPVPHPDKGHG, from the coding sequence ATGCCCTTTCTAGTTGAAGCGCTAATCTCTTTATTGCTACTGGCAGGCGGAGTCTTCGTATTCATCGGCTCGCTTGGCATGGCGCACCTGCGTGACTTCTACATGCGCCTGCACGGCCCTACAAAAGCCACCACGCTGGGCATTGGCTGCATGTTGATTGCCTCCATGGGCTACTTCTGGAGCGTCGATGGCAAGCCGGATATCCAGGAGCTGCTGATTACGCTGTTCCTGTTTATCACCGCGCCCGTCAGCGCCCACCTGCTGGCCAAAACCGGCCTGCACCTGCAGTTGAAGCACACCCAAAAGACCCAGGGCAAACCAATCGAGTTACGCTCTGAAGAGGTCGGCGACAAACCGGTGCCTCACCCTGACAAAGGGCACGGTTAA
- a CDS encoding ion transporter — protein MSEPFNTWQSRFEKLRSNKLFEGLVISIIVISALVIGAKTYEETTRIEQWLLYLDVAVTVFFLVEILIRMAAERNLVSFFKKGWNVFDFLIVTASLIPMDDSEMVLLARLLRIFRVLRLVSMIPELKMLLGALVKSIPRMGYVVLLMFIIFYIYAALGSFLFHNVDEFLWGNISIAMLTLFRIATFEDWTDVMYATQEEYAWSWVYYLTFIFLTAFIFLNMMIGIVLDVMQKESAQLDTDDEEGEPAQLQALRGDVHALKAQLDRMEAALAERQGSSISSHRPSDSSTTD, from the coding sequence ATGAGTGAACCCTTCAATACTTGGCAATCCCGCTTTGAAAAGCTGCGTAGCAACAAGCTGTTCGAAGGGCTGGTCATTTCCATCATCGTGATCTCGGCGCTGGTTATTGGCGCGAAAACCTACGAAGAAACCACTCGTATCGAGCAGTGGTTGCTCTACCTCGATGTGGCCGTCACGGTGTTCTTCCTGGTCGAGATTTTGATCAGAATGGCAGCAGAGCGCAACTTAGTCAGCTTTTTTAAGAAGGGCTGGAACGTTTTTGACTTCTTGATCGTCACCGCCAGCCTGATTCCCATGGATGACTCGGAGATGGTGCTGTTAGCGCGGCTGCTGCGAATTTTCCGTGTGCTGCGCTTGGTGTCGATGATTCCCGAACTAAAGATGCTGCTGGGCGCGTTGGTCAAATCGATTCCCCGCATGGGCTACGTGGTGCTGCTCATGTTTATCATCTTTTATATCTACGCGGCGTTGGGCAGCTTTCTCTTCCACAACGTGGATGAGTTTTTGTGGGGCAACATCTCCATTGCCATGTTGACGCTGTTTCGTATCGCGACGTTCGAGGACTGGACGGACGTGATGTACGCCACGCAAGAGGAGTATGCCTGGAGCTGGGTGTACTACCTGACGTTCATTTTTCTCACGGCATTCATTTTTCTTAACATGATGATTGGCATCGTGTTAGACGTAATGCAAAAAGAGAGCGCACAGCTCGATACCGATGACGAGGAGGGCGAACCGGCGCAGCTGCAGGCGCTGCGTGGCGATGTCCACGCGTTGAAAGCACAGCTCGATCGCATGGAAGCCGCCCTGGCGGAGCGACAAGGGTCTTCTATTTCCTCTCATCGCCCTTCCGATTCTTCTACAACCGATTAA
- a CDS encoding monovalent cation/H+ antiporter subunit A: MTLLWIALLPLLGVLVPALIAQRGRTWCSLATGILPATALLLTLLQIPALLEGEALRFAADWMPTLGLELAFRLDGLSLLFNLLILGIGLLILLYAHFYLASDEPFGRFYAFLMLFMASMVGISMSDNLILLWLFWELTSLSSFLLIGFWSYRSDARKGARMALTVTGAGGLALLAGLLLLGDMAGSYRMDDVLASGATIVTDPRYPLMLGLVLLGAFTKSAQFPFQFWLPHAMAAPTPVSAYLHSATMVKAGIFLMARLHPAIADSALWSVVVPMVGTITLLYGAWFALFKTDLKGILAFSTVSHLGLITVLLGIGSPMAVLAALFHILNHATFKAALFMSAGIIDHETGTRELKQLGGLRKAMPVTALLTTLAAAAMAGVPLFNGFLSKEMFFTETLATPVLGGLSWVLPALATLGGILSVAYSLRLVHAVFYKPAREQTPKSPHEPPHLMRLPVELLVTLCVLVGLFPAFFATGILELATQAVLGEPLSFHLAIWHGVNLPLMMSLLAFAAGIAMYWRHADLRRFVQPFASVDARRVFERLIITVGYRAEQIITKLEGNSLQRYMGWLLGAALLMGLIGLAGIQELTGSKGNQPIDGVVLLGAGMLIFGGVATAATHRYRLISLLMLSVVGLFVALTFARFSAPDLALTQLSVEVVTMILLMLALFFLPQKTPTESSPMRNVRDILLAGALGLVVASLNYAVMTRETLSISNFFVENSKPGGGGYNVVNVILVDFRGFDTLGEITVLAIAGLAIFKLLNRLRLFMPHSDGEGRVWSPDRYPAILTSISMTLLPLALLVSAFIFLRGHNQPGGGFIAGLITAVALILLYMARGVEWAQERLNFPFQPVAVVGVAIATLTGLGSWLLGYPFLTSSFGYFSLPLIGTFELATALLFDLGVYLAVVGATLMILANLGKVTTPHRPVTDPKTSDTHDTPNEKESH; encoded by the coding sequence ATGACACTGCTGTGGATCGCCTTACTGCCATTACTGGGCGTACTGGTGCCGGCACTGATTGCCCAACGCGGCCGCACTTGGTGCTCGCTCGCCACGGGCATATTGCCAGCAACGGCACTACTACTCACGCTACTGCAAATTCCTGCTTTGCTGGAGGGCGAGGCGCTGCGTTTTGCGGCCGACTGGATGCCCACCCTCGGTCTGGAGCTTGCGTTTCGTCTCGATGGCCTGTCACTGCTCTTCAACCTGCTCATTCTGGGCATTGGGCTATTGATCCTATTGTATGCCCATTTTTACTTGGCAAGCGATGAGCCTTTCGGACGTTTTTACGCTTTCCTGATGCTGTTCATGGCATCGATGGTGGGCATTTCCATGTCCGACAACCTCATCCTGCTCTGGCTGTTTTGGGAGCTGACCAGTCTCTCCTCCTTCCTACTGATTGGCTTTTGGTCCTATCGCAGCGATGCCCGCAAAGGCGCGCGCATGGCGCTGACCGTAACCGGCGCAGGGGGGCTAGCGCTTCTTGCAGGCTTGCTGCTGCTGGGCGACATGGCCGGTAGCTACCGCATGGATGACGTGCTGGCCAGCGGCGCGACCATCGTGACGGATCCACGCTACCCACTGATGCTGGGGCTTGTGCTACTGGGTGCGTTCACCAAATCCGCGCAGTTTCCGTTCCAGTTCTGGCTTCCCCATGCCATGGCGGCTCCCACGCCCGTTTCTGCCTACCTGCACTCAGCCACGATGGTAAAAGCGGGTATTTTCTTAATGGCGCGGTTGCACCCCGCCATTGCGGATAGCGCATTGTGGAGCGTGGTCGTGCCGATGGTAGGTACCATCACGCTGCTTTACGGCGCGTGGTTTGCGCTGTTCAAAACCGACTTGAAAGGCATTCTGGCGTTTTCGACCGTCAGCCATTTGGGGTTGATCACCGTCCTGCTGGGCATTGGCAGCCCCATGGCCGTGTTGGCGGCGCTGTTCCACATTCTGAACCACGCTACCTTTAAAGCGGCGCTGTTCATGAGCGCGGGCATCATCGACCATGAAACCGGCACCCGAGAGCTGAAGCAGCTTGGCGGGCTCAGAAAAGCGATGCCGGTCACCGCGCTGCTCACCACCTTGGCCGCCGCCGCCATGGCGGGGGTACCGCTGTTTAACGGTTTCCTCTCGAAAGAGATGTTCTTTACCGAAACGCTCGCCACTCCGGTACTCGGCGGTCTGAGCTGGGTGCTACCCGCACTGGCAACGCTGGGCGGCATTCTCTCCGTCGCGTACTCGCTGCGGCTGGTTCATGCGGTGTTCTATAAGCCGGCCCGCGAGCAAACGCCTAAATCCCCCCACGAGCCGCCCCACCTGATGCGCTTGCCCGTGGAACTGCTGGTGACGCTCTGTGTGCTGGTGGGGCTATTCCCCGCCTTTTTCGCGACAGGCATTCTAGAGCTAGCCACCCAAGCCGTTTTGGGCGAACCGTTGTCGTTCCACCTCGCCATCTGGCACGGCGTGAATTTGCCGCTGATGATGAGCTTGCTGGCCTTTGCCGCAGGCATTGCCATGTACTGGCGTCATGCCGATCTGCGCCGTTTCGTGCAGCCCTTCGCCAGCGTGGATGCGCGCCGCGTGTTCGAACGGCTAATCATCACCGTGGGTTACCGCGCCGAGCAGATCATTACCAAGCTGGAAGGTAACTCCTTACAGCGCTATATGGGATGGTTACTGGGCGCCGCCCTGCTGATGGGACTGATCGGCCTTGCCGGTATTCAAGAATTGACCGGTAGCAAAGGCAATCAGCCCATCGACGGCGTGGTGCTGCTAGGCGCAGGCATGCTCATTTTTGGAGGGGTTGCCACCGCAGCGACTCACCGCTACCGCTTGATTTCACTGTTGATGCTGTCAGTGGTCGGTCTGTTCGTAGCGCTCACTTTTGCGCGTTTTTCGGCCCCGGATCTCGCCTTGACCCAGCTTTCGGTGGAAGTCGTCACGATGATTCTGCTGATGCTGGCATTGTTCTTCTTGCCGCAAAAAACCCCTACCGAATCGAGCCCGATGCGTAACGTGCGCGATATTCTGCTGGCCGGTGCGCTGGGGCTGGTGGTCGCTAGCTTGAACTACGCGGTGATGACCCGCGAAACGCTCTCGATCTCCAACTTCTTCGTCGAGAACAGCAAACCCGGTGGCGGCGGCTACAACGTGGTCAACGTGATTTTGGTCGACTTCCGTGGCTTCGATACCCTGGGCGAAATTACCGTCCTGGCCATTGCGGGTCTCGCGATCTTCAAGCTGCTCAACCGCTTGCGTCTGTTCATGCCCCACAGCGACGGCGAAGGCCGTGTTTGGTCACCGGATCGCTACCCGGCCATTCTGACCTCCATCTCGATGACGCTGCTGCCACTGGCGCTGCTGGTGTCCGCCTTCATCTTCCTACGCGGTCATAACCAGCCCGGCGGTGGCTTCATTGCCGGTTTGATTACCGCTGTTGCTTTGATTCTGCTGTACATGGCGCGGGGCGTTGAGTGGGCGCAAGAGCGCCTGAATTTCCCCTTCCAGCCGGTCGCCGTGGTGGGTGTGGCCATTGCCACGCTCACCGGCCTAGGCAGCTGGCTGTTGGGTTACCCCTTCCTGACCTCGTCGTTTGGGTATTTCAGCCTGCCGCTGATTGGCACCTTCGAGCTTGCCACGGCCCTGCTGTTTGACTTGGGTGTGTACCTCGCGGTGGTGGGAGCCACGCTGATGATTCTGGCCAACCTGGGTAAGGTGACGACACCGCACCGCCCGGTGACCGACCCGAAGACGTCAGACACCCACGACACGCCGAATGAAAAGGAATCCCACTAA
- a CDS encoding monovalent cation/H+ antiporter subunit D: protein MIQHLIVLPVVLPLVAGILLLYQRQGLVHYKRAVSVIATLLLLLVSIALVRQAASGEITYYALGDWQPPFGVVLVLDRLSALMVLLTSLLAVGAVVFACGGDDEKGSNFHGLFQWQLLGINGAFLTGDLFNLFVFFEVLLLASYALLLHGGGKARIQASVHYVVLNLAGSSLFLIAVGILYGATGTLNMADMGDKLASLPAEREGLVTAGALMLLVVFGLKAAILPLYFWLPRAYAAAPAPVAALFAIMTKVGIYAILRVYSLIFGEQAGGLVALEQPWVWWLALATLAAAGVGVMAARDLRLLVAYLVLISVGTLLAGVGMRSVEATSALLYYLIHTTLVTGGLFLLAEMIGLQRGKPGTRIVKGRPLVQGNALAITFFISAIAVVGMPPLSGALGKAMVLVAAEGTQRVWLWPLLLLASLASLIALSRAGSTLFWRSHRGSPSGSPLSRYQWFGMLWLLSAAPLLVAFAGPVSSYTQATGEQLANPQQLIETLLPDAGETP, encoded by the coding sequence ATGATTCAGCATCTAATTGTGTTGCCCGTGGTACTACCACTGGTCGCAGGTATTTTATTGCTTTACCAGCGCCAGGGGCTGGTGCACTACAAGCGCGCTGTAAGCGTTATTGCCACCCTGCTTCTACTGCTGGTGTCGATTGCTCTGGTGCGCCAAGCCGCCAGCGGTGAGATCACCTATTACGCCCTAGGCGACTGGCAGCCACCGTTTGGCGTCGTGCTGGTGCTCGACCGCCTCTCCGCGCTGATGGTGCTGCTCACGTCCCTTCTAGCCGTGGGCGCCGTGGTGTTTGCCTGCGGTGGAGACGACGAGAAAGGCAGCAACTTCCACGGCCTGTTTCAGTGGCAGTTGCTCGGTATCAACGGTGCGTTTTTGACCGGCGACTTGTTCAACCTGTTCGTCTTTTTCGAAGTGCTGTTGCTGGCCTCCTACGCGCTGCTGTTGCACGGTGGCGGCAAGGCGCGCATTCAGGCCAGCGTGCACTATGTGGTGCTTAACCTGGCAGGTTCGTCGCTATTTTTGATTGCCGTGGGCATTCTGTATGGGGCCACCGGCACGCTCAATATGGCGGATATGGGCGATAAGCTCGCTAGCCTGCCCGCCGAGCGTGAGGGTTTAGTCACCGCAGGTGCGCTGATGCTGCTGGTCGTCTTTGGCCTCAAAGCTGCCATTTTACCGCTCTATTTCTGGCTCCCCCGCGCTTATGCCGCGGCCCCTGCCCCGGTGGCAGCGCTGTTTGCGATCATGACCAAGGTGGGCATCTACGCCATTCTGCGGGTCTATTCGCTGATTTTTGGCGAGCAGGCAGGGGGCCTTGTGGCGCTTGAGCAGCCTTGGGTGTGGTGGCTAGCGCTAGCCACCTTGGCCGCTGCTGGCGTGGGCGTGATGGCCGCTCGCGACCTGCGCCTGCTGGTGGCCTACTTGGTGCTGATTTCGGTGGGCACACTACTGGCGGGCGTCGGCATGCGCTCGGTAGAGGCCACCTCCGCTCTGCTTTACTATCTCATCCATACCACGCTAGTCACCGGTGGCCTGTTCCTGCTGGCTGAGATGATTGGCCTGCAGCGCGGCAAGCCGGGTACGCGTATCGTCAAAGGGCGCCCGCTGGTTCAGGGTAATGCCCTGGCGATCACCTTTTTCATCAGTGCGATTGCCGTGGTGGGTATGCCACCCCTTTCAGGCGCGCTGGGTAAAGCGATGGTATTGGTGGCGGCAGAAGGCACTCAGCGCGTGTGGTTATGGCCACTGCTGCTGCTCGCCAGCCTAGCGTCACTGATCGCGCTCTCTCGCGCGGGCTCTACGCTGTTTTGGCGCAGCCACCGGGGTAGCCCAAGCGGTAGTCCGCTATCCCGTTACCAGTGGTTCGGCATGCTCTGGCTACTCAGCGCTGCGCCTTTACTGGTGGCGTTCGCCGGGCCGGTGAGCAGCTATACCCAAGCCACCGGCGAGCAGCTCGCTAACCCGCAACAACTGATCGAAACGCTGCTGCCCGATGCAGGAGAGACGCCATGA